In Chryseobacterium camelliae, one DNA window encodes the following:
- a CDS encoding M23 family metallopeptidase, protein MKRFLNNKKKVNVLIAVLLLIVFVQGIFIAKLFSEKDNKNYEVNLVKINTEKDSVDYLKMKTDLSLIDRTVAQLNSFLKSKSIPNENLIVLNHDSISNSVYLARQSNRYSQYLMDLQQKLMQVPLGMPADGYISSNFGIRKNPIPFKTVYASVRSDVAPAAKPATAEVKAEPVEKTVELTDSYGNKREVKVMVTPKTAGATTSSKPAQAAKAGAEKDHAAAEEDQMQFHKGLDIAVAYGSDVKAAAAGTVIFSGQKGGYGNCIIVSHGNGLATLYGHLSELIAKTNDQVKVGDVIAKSGNSGRSTGPHLHYEVHKNNTPVNPRLFMSL, encoded by the coding sequence ATGAAGAGATTTCTTAATAACAAAAAGAAAGTAAATGTTCTTATCGCTGTCCTTTTGCTCATTGTTTTTGTACAGGGTATTTTCATTGCCAAGTTGTTTTCTGAAAAAGACAATAAAAATTATGAGGTAAACCTGGTAAAAATCAACACCGAGAAAGACAGTGTAGATTACCTGAAAATGAAAACAGACCTCAGTCTTATAGACCGTACCGTAGCTCAGCTGAATTCATTTCTGAAATCTAAAAGCATTCCCAATGAAAACCTGATTGTTCTGAACCACGACAGTATTTCCAATTCCGTATACCTGGCCAGGCAATCCAACAGATACAGCCAATACCTGATGGATCTGCAACAGAAACTGATGCAGGTGCCTCTTGGCATGCCTGCAGATGGATATATATCATCCAATTTCGGAATCAGAAAAAACCCGATCCCGTTTAAAACCGTTTATGCTTCGGTAAGGTCTGATGTCGCGCCTGCAGCAAAGCCTGCTACAGCAGAAGTAAAAGCTGAGCCTGTAGAAAAGACGGTAGAGTTAACAGACAGCTACGGTAACAAGAGGGAGGTGAAAGTCATGGTAACGCCCAAAACAGCAGGTGCCACAACTTCCTCCAAACCTGCTCAGGCTGCCAAAGCTGGAGCAGAAAAAGATCATGCCGCTGCAGAGGAAGACCAGATGCAGTTTCACAAAGGTCTTGACATTGCGGTTGCTTACGGCTCCGATGTAAAAGCCGCTGCTGCCGGTACCGTAATTTTTTCGGGACAGAAAGGAGGATATGGCAACTGCATTATCGTTTCCCACGGCAATGGGCTGGCTACCCTGTACGGCCATTTATCTGAACTGATTGCGAAAACCAATGATCAAGTGAAGGTAGGCGACGTCATTGCCAAGTCAGGCAATTCAGGACGGTCTACAGGGCCTCACCTGCATTATGAAGTCCATAAAAACAATACACCCGTGAACCCACGGTTGTTTATGAGCTTATAA